In a genomic window of Streptomyces noursei ATCC 11455:
- a CDS encoding DUF4245 domain-containing protein has translation MRGRQRVTDMVLSLAVIGVLVGAIYFFIPHDDSATAEKNAVQTVDTRVEIITARRAAPYPVAAPEGLPKTWRTTSVSYQASNDGKGGAWHLGLLDPEQQYAAVEQSDAPAKQFIQDVTLGAAKVAGQQAVGGKKWDRYQGDTYKALVNEEPGVTTVVTGTAPYGRLAELAAALVAKKG, from the coding sequence ATGCGAGGCAGGCAAAGAGTGACGGACATGGTTCTGTCGCTGGCGGTGATCGGCGTCCTGGTCGGGGCGATCTACTTCTTCATCCCGCACGACGACAGCGCGACCGCGGAGAAGAACGCGGTGCAGACCGTCGACACCCGCGTCGAGATCATCACCGCCCGACGCGCCGCCCCGTACCCGGTCGCCGCCCCCGAGGGCCTGCCCAAGACCTGGCGGACCACCTCCGTGAGCTACCAGGCCAGCAACGACGGCAAGGGCGGCGCCTGGCACCTGGGGCTGCTCGACCCGGAGCAGCAGTACGCGGCCGTCGAGCAGAGCGATGCGCCCGCCAAGCAGTTCATCCAGGACGTGACACTGGGCGCGGCCAAGGTCGCCGGCCAGCAGGCCGTCGGCGGCAAGAAGTGGGACCGCTACCAGGGCGACACCTACAAGGCGCTGGTCAACGAGGAGCCGGGGGTGACCACGGTCGTCACCGGCACCGCGCCGTACGGGCGGCTGGCGGAGCTGGCCGCGGCCCTGGTCGCCAAGAAGGGCTGA
- the glpX gene encoding class II fructose-bisphosphatase, which yields MTEHHLPSQLEVSPEAPDRNLALELVRVTEAGAMASGRWVGRGDKNGADGAAVKAMRALIHTVSMNGVVVIGEGEKDNAPMLYNGERVGDGTGPECDVAVDPVDGTTLTAKGMANAVSVMAVAERGSMFDPSAVFYMDKLATGPEAADFVDITAPVAVNIKRIAKAKKSAVEDVTVVILDRPRHEGLVKEVREAGARIKFISDGDVAGAIMAAREGTGVDLLLGIGGTPEGIIAACALKCMGGTFQGKLWPKDDDERQRAIDAGHDLDKVLQIEDLVRGDNVFFVATGITDGELLRGVRYRAETAYTQSLVMRSKSGTIRQIDSEHRLSKLRAYSSIDFERPS from the coding sequence ATGACCGAGCATCATCTCCCGTCCCAACTCGAGGTCAGCCCGGAGGCCCCGGACCGCAACCTCGCCCTGGAGCTGGTCCGGGTGACCGAGGCCGGCGCCATGGCATCGGGCCGCTGGGTCGGACGTGGTGACAAGAACGGCGCGGACGGCGCGGCGGTGAAGGCCATGCGCGCCCTGATCCACACCGTCTCCATGAACGGCGTCGTGGTCATCGGGGAGGGCGAGAAGGACAACGCCCCGATGCTCTACAACGGCGAGCGGGTCGGCGACGGCACCGGCCCGGAGTGCGACGTGGCCGTGGACCCGGTGGACGGCACCACGCTGACCGCCAAGGGCATGGCCAACGCGGTCTCCGTGATGGCGGTCGCCGAGCGGGGCTCGATGTTCGACCCGTCCGCGGTCTTCTACATGGACAAGCTCGCCACCGGCCCGGAGGCGGCGGACTTCGTCGACATCACCGCCCCGGTCGCGGTGAACATCAAGCGGATCGCCAAGGCGAAGAAGTCCGCCGTCGAGGACGTCACCGTCGTCATCCTGGACCGGCCGCGCCACGAGGGCCTGGTCAAGGAGGTCCGGGAGGCCGGCGCGCGGATCAAGTTCATCTCCGACGGCGATGTCGCCGGCGCGATCATGGCGGCCCGCGAGGGCACCGGCGTGGACCTGCTGCTGGGCATCGGCGGCACGCCCGAGGGCATCATCGCGGCCTGTGCGCTGAAGTGCATGGGCGGCACCTTCCAGGGGAAGCTGTGGCCCAAGGACGACGACGAGCGGCAGCGCGCCATCGACGCCGGCCACGACCTGGACAAGGTCCTGCAGATCGAGGACCTGGTCCGCGGTGACAACGTCTTCTTCGTCGCCACCGGCATCACCGACGGCGAGCTGCTGCGCGGCGTCCGCTACCGCGCGGAGACCGCCTACACCCAGTCCCTGGTGATGCGCTCCAAGTCCGGCACCATCCGCCAGATCGACTCCGAGCACCGCCTCTCCAAGCTGCGGGCCTACAGCTCGATCGACTTCGAGCGCCCGAGCTGA
- a CDS encoding WhiB family transcriptional regulator, giving the protein MLLPHQPLQDAAVVPSQRGHARDEAGPWHSEAVCRRDEAGLFFAPSKEPTAARLAREEAAKRVCARCPVMVECREHALLQPEPYGVWGGLTAAERRVVLTRRRRRENELQRAAAPMPAAG; this is encoded by the coding sequence GTGCTGCTACCGCATCAGCCCCTGCAGGATGCCGCTGTCGTCCCGTCCCAGCGAGGGCACGCTCGTGACGAGGCCGGCCCCTGGCATTCGGAGGCGGTGTGCCGCCGGGACGAGGCCGGGCTCTTCTTCGCCCCCTCCAAGGAGCCCACCGCCGCACGGCTGGCCAGGGAGGAAGCCGCGAAGCGGGTCTGCGCCCGCTGCCCGGTGATGGTCGAGTGCCGGGAGCACGCCCTGCTCCAGCCGGAGCCGTACGGCGTCTGGGGCGGGCTGACGGCCGCCGAGCGCCGGGTGGTGCTGACCCGCAGGCGGCGCCGGGAGAACGAACTGCAGCGGGCCGCCGCCCCGATGCCCGCGGCCGGCTGA
- a CDS encoding fumarate hydratase has translation MPEFAYTDLLPTGEDNTPYRLVTSEGVSTFEADGRTFLKVEPEALRKLAAEAMHDIAHYLRPTHLAQLRKILDDPEASANDRFVALDLLKNANIAAAGVLPMCQDTGTAIVMGKRGQHVLTEGGDEAALSRGIYDAYTQLNLRYSQMAPLTMWEEKNTGSNLPAQIELYATDGGAYKFLFMAKGGGSANKSFLFQETKAVLNEASMMKFLEQKIRSLGTAACPPYHLAIVVGGTSAEYALKTAKYASAHYLDELPAEGSPTGHGFRDKELEEKVFELTQKIGIGAQFGGKYFCHDVRVVRLPRHGASCPVAIAVSCSADRQAVAKITAEGVFLEQLETDPARFLPDTTDEELTKGAGADLDAVAIDLNRPMADVLAELTKHPVKTRLSLTGTLVVARDIAHAKIKERLDAGEEMPQYLKDHPVYYAGPAKTPEGYASGSFGPTTAGRMDAYVEQFQAAGGSKIMLAKGNRSQQVTDACGTHGGFYLGSIGGPAARLAQDCIKKVEVLEYEELGMEAVWKIEVEDFPAFIVVDDKGNDFFQDPAPTTPTFTSIPMRPGA, from the coding sequence ATGCCGGAATTCGCCTATACCGACCTGCTCCCCACCGGCGAGGACAACACCCCCTACCGTCTGGTCACTTCGGAGGGCGTCAGCACCTTCGAAGCCGACGGCCGGACGTTCCTCAAGGTCGAGCCGGAGGCGCTGCGCAAGCTCGCCGCCGAGGCGATGCACGACATTGCGCACTACCTGCGCCCGACCCACCTGGCCCAGCTGCGCAAGATCCTGGACGACCCGGAGGCCAGCGCCAACGACCGCTTCGTCGCCCTGGACCTACTCAAGAACGCCAACATCGCCGCCGCCGGCGTGCTGCCGATGTGCCAGGACACCGGCACCGCGATCGTCATGGGCAAGCGCGGTCAGCACGTGCTGACCGAGGGCGGTGACGAGGCGGCCCTCTCCCGCGGCATCTACGACGCCTACACCCAGCTCAACCTGCGCTACTCGCAGATGGCGCCGCTGACCATGTGGGAGGAGAAGAACACCGGCTCCAACCTCCCGGCCCAGATCGAGCTGTACGCGACCGACGGCGGCGCCTACAAGTTCCTCTTCATGGCCAAGGGCGGCGGCTCGGCCAACAAGTCCTTCCTGTTCCAGGAGACCAAGGCCGTCCTCAACGAGGCGTCCATGATGAAGTTCCTGGAGCAGAAGATCCGCTCCCTCGGCACGGCCGCCTGCCCGCCGTACCACCTGGCCATCGTCGTCGGCGGCACCTCGGCCGAGTACGCGCTGAAGACCGCCAAGTACGCCTCCGCGCACTACCTGGACGAGCTGCCGGCCGAGGGCTCCCCGACCGGCCACGGCTTCCGTGACAAGGAGCTGGAGGAGAAGGTCTTCGAGCTGACCCAGAAGATCGGCATCGGCGCCCAGTTCGGCGGCAAGTACTTCTGCCACGACGTCCGCGTGGTCCGTCTGCCGCGGCACGGCGCCTCCTGCCCGGTCGCCATCGCCGTCTCCTGCTCCGCCGACCGCCAGGCCGTCGCCAAGATCACCGCCGAGGGCGTCTTCCTGGAGCAGCTGGAGACCGACCCGGCCCGCTTCCTCCCGGACACCACCGACGAGGAGCTGACCAAGGGCGCCGGAGCCGACCTCGACGCGGTCGCCATCGACCTCAACCGCCCGATGGCCGACGTCCTCGCCGAGCTGACCAAGCACCCGGTCAAGACCCGGCTCTCGCTCACCGGCACCCTGGTCGTCGCCCGCGACATCGCCCACGCCAAGATCAAGGAACGGCTGGACGCCGGCGAGGAGATGCCGCAGTACCTCAAGGACCACCCGGTCTACTACGCCGGTCCGGCCAAAACCCCCGAGGGCTACGCCTCCGGCTCCTTCGGCCCGACCACCGCCGGCCGGATGGACGCCTACGTCGAGCAGTTCCAGGCCGCCGGCGGCTCCAAGATCATGCTGGCCAAGGGCAACCGCTCCCAGCAGGTCACCGACGCCTGCGGCACGCACGGCGGCTTCTACCTGGGCTCCATCGGCGGCCCGGCCGCCCGCCTCGCCCAGGACTGCATCAAGAAGGTCGAGGTGCTCGAATACGAGGAGCTCGGCATGGAAGCCGTCTGGAAGATCGAGGTCGAGGACTTCCCCGCCTTCATCGTCGTCGACGACAAGGGCAACGACTTCTTCCAGGACCCGGCGCCGACGACGCCGACGTTCACCAGCATTCCGATGCGACCGGGGGCGTGA
- a CDS encoding WXG100 family type VII secretion target, with protein sequence MSGAGEFTVDVEELGSLATRLERCTESMKHASGDLRSATTGDLGNDQIDKAGAEFKSSWEYGIDQITQLTDAIKQGLETTARAYNETDDAVRQAFTKGVRQGGGGPATSPFG encoded by the coding sequence ATGTCGGGGGCAGGGGAATTCACGGTCGACGTCGAGGAGTTGGGTTCCCTGGCGACGCGATTGGAGCGCTGCACGGAGTCGATGAAGCACGCGAGCGGCGATCTGCGGAGCGCGACCACCGGAGATCTCGGCAACGACCAGATCGACAAGGCCGGGGCGGAGTTCAAAAGCTCCTGGGAATACGGCATCGACCAGATCACGCAGCTGACCGACGCCATCAAGCAGGGCTTGGAGACCACGGCCCGGGCATACAACGAGACGGACGACGCGGTACGGCAGGCGTTCACGAAGGGCGTCCGCCAGGGCGGCGGGGGCCCGGCCACCAGTCCGTTCGGCTGA